Part of the Perognathus longimembris pacificus isolate PPM17 chromosome 1, ASM2315922v1, whole genome shotgun sequence genome, gccagggacagtgctcaggccctgagttcaaggcccaggactggccaaaaaaaaaaaaaaaaaaaaaaaaaaaatccgggaAAATCTAGCAGGGAAATTCAAGGTCCTACATCACAGGATATGCCAGGAAGGCGACAGGCCTCTTTCTACTCCTCCAACATATTTGCAGATCAGAATTCTCAGTTGTTCTATCTGTAGTGGTTGAGATTTGATCAAATGTGTGTCTTTTGAAAGCCCCACCACTGTTCCTTTACATTCCTATAACAAATACTCACTTTGTGCCTACAAAAGGactccaaaagaaaaagggaaagaaaaaaagaactgcagaaaaagaaaaccacacacaagaaatgaaatatttccaatagaccgaggtggctcatgcctgtgattctataATTCCGGTGGCAGAGACCGGaggggatcacagttcgaagccagacagGCGCTTATGCGTGTGACAAGTGCCTCTCTGAGAAGCTCCTTTGAAACTAGTCTGGGATTCCTAAATTCCCAGCTACCCCtgaagtctgagatttgaggatcaaggtccaaagacACACTGGGCAAATCGTTTGGTGAGAGTTTCCAGGATTTTGAAGTTAGTGTCATGCCTCAAGTTGGTAGATAGCGCACAAACATTGAAAACAAAGCTGCTCAGGAACaccacccaggcccggagttccactctaaggaagagaacaaaggtaaaaagaaagCCTGGAACAAATGAGGGGAGCAAGCAAGctgtggaggaagaaaagaatggaggagggagggacttagatagggaggaaaggagagaaggaagaaaggaagtaaggaagcagggaggaaaggaaggtgtgagggaaagaaggaagggggaaaaggagaaaggctggcaggaacagaggaaggaagaaaggaatgaagaaagagaggaaagaaggcaggaaggcaggaaggcaggcaggaaggcaggaaggcaggaaggaaggcaggaaggcaggaaggaaggcaggaaggaaggaaggaaggaaggaaggaaggaaggaaggaaggaaggaaggaaggaaggaaggaaggaaaaaaagttaaataagggTATTCTAGCCAAGTGTTTTGGGATTCTATAAAGGTGGGCCGCCATATATTCTAGGACCACTGAGGGTAGTAGAACACCGGTAGAGATGAAGAGAGAAGGGTAGCAAGTCTTTGTGTGgagagaattacaggtgtgctttGGAAGCTGAGGCCTGTGGGCCACCATTGTCATGCTAAGGGTTTTGAGTAGGAATTGACCTGGAGGGTGACCCTGGGTGACAGGTTGCTAGGTGGGGCTCAGAAATCCCAGGGGAAGCTCTGGGTCTGTTATTGGATTAAGGGTGTGGGTGAGGGTGGGTTCCGGCTATAAAGATGTCCAAGGAACAGAGGAGAGCAGCAGATTGCCACAGGCTGCCCTCGGTGCCTGGCTTTGAGGTTGCCGTTGCCGGAGCCCTGCGCAGCCACCGGGCCCAGGTCTGGTCCGTGAAGATGAGCATGAGGAGCGCACCCACGCTCCAGCAGCTCGCCATGCACAGCCTGCTGAGCAACCCTTCGCTGGCCATCTCTGCCCTGGAGGATGTGCCCGTGCTgctgttcccttctctctttctcgaGGCCTGTGCCCAGGGCCTCacagaggtgctgaaggccatggtgcaggcctggcccttcccctgcctccccctgggaGACCTGACCGAGTCACCAGAGCTGGAAACCTTGAAAGCTGCCCTGGATGGGCTCGATCTGCTGGTGGCCAAGAAAGATCGTCCCAGTCGGTGGAAACTGCACGTTCTCGATCTGCGGAGTGCGTACCCCAACATCTGGAAACGAAGCTACCCCCACATGATGCGCGTGTCTTGTCCAGACATCTTGCCTGAGGAGCCCACAGCCAGACCCGGGTCAGAGAAGCCTGAAGAACAACAGCCCTTGATGATCGTGGCGGACCTCACCATCAAAGATGGCCCCCAGGATGCCTTCCAAGCCTACCTGCTGGgctgggccaggaagaggaaagcacGAGTGCAGCTGTGCTGTAGGCAGCTGCAGATTCTGTCCCCCTCCACCCAtcaaatccagaaggctctgcgtGCGGTGCGCCCGGACTCCATCCGGGAATTGGTGGTGAACAGCTTCTGGCATCGAGAAACCATGAAAAGGTTTGCTCCTTCCCTGAGCCGCATGAAGAACCTTGAGCTCCTGGACTTCTCCAAGATGAGCGCGCATGTCTACACTTCCCGCTCCAGGAATTTCTGGTATTCCCGCAAGTACGCAGCACACCTGGGGCAGCTGCAGCGCCTCCAGGAGCTGCGCCTGCACGACGTCTTCTTCCTCCGTGGACAGCTGCCCGCCATCCTCAGGAGCCAGACCCCTCTGAAGACCTTGTCTCTCACTGCCTGTCCCCTGAAGGAAGCCGACCTGAGGTTTCTGTCCCAGTGTCCCTGCACCCGCCGGCTCAAGCACCTGCGCCTGAGGAGCTTGCTCATGGCCGACTTCAGTCCCGAGCCCCTGCGGGCCCTGCTGGAGCACGTGGCcggcaccctggagaccctggccctggaggactgTGCCATCACGGATGGCCAGCTCTCGGCCATCCTGCCCGCCCTGGGCCGGTGCTCTCAGCTCCGCTTcctcagtttctatggaaaccgcATCTCCATGGCCACCCTGCACAGCCTGCTGAGccacacagccagcctgggccgctTGAGCCAAGGGCTCTATCCCGCCCCTCTGGAGAGCTTCCTCCCTCCAGACTGGTGCCTGGGCCACATCCACCCCGAGGCATTTGCCCAGGTTCGAGCTAGGTTGGCGCAAGCATGGAGAGATTCCGGGACAACCCAGAAGCTCCAGATCTGCACCGATTTCTGTCATCGCCGCCACAAGGGCCAATTCTATAGCCTGGGATCCGATGGCTACTGGGTGGTCACGCACGAGGCTCTTCCTGCACTTTCGGCCCTGCCTGTTTAGATGGGCCCCTCTCTCCCCAGTTTTCTTCcgagcatcagaaatgaaagcctGGCCAGCAGGGTGTTCTCCCAGGGCCACAGATCCCAACAGTGAACCTGGGTGATTGGAAGAGAAGGTACGTCCGGTCCTCGGCTCGGCACTTCCATCTGAACCCCCGCAAGCCTCGAGCTCTTTTGGGAGAACGCGTGTTCTGCGCACACTCTGGCAGGAGTCCCCGATGAATCCCACCCGGAAAGTCCTAGTATATgatcctttccttcccaggaacTGGGCCCAAACCCCAGAGTCCTGGGGCAGTCCCTCACTAGCGACAACTTTCTCTATCAATCCAGCAATCaataaaatacattgtatttatttacCAACGAATGAGAGTGGTTCTTCTTGTCTAGATTCTGAGATACTCAGCAAGGCTGAGATACCGAAGGTTCCAATTCACAGGGTGCTTGCCGGGGAAAATCCTGGAGAGCCTCACATCCAGTGAATCTCCACAAGACCGGgacctggagatgtggctcaagtagaagagtgctggcattgagcaCACAACCTCAGCTACAGCAACAAGTGGTGGTTCTCAAGCCCCGGAAATGACACACAAAAGCAaacccatgggctggggatatggcctagtggcaagagtgcctgcctcggatacacgaggccctgggttcgattccccagcaccacatatacagaaaacggccagaagcggcgctgtggctcaagtggcagagtgctagccttgagcgggaagaagccagggacagtgctcaggccctgagtccaaggcccaggactggccaaaaaacaaaaaaaaaagcaaacccatGACCCAGGTCAAACGTACACAGTTGAAATCTGgggaaatcgggctggggatatggcctagtggcaaagagagcttgcctcgtatacatgaggccctgggttcaattccccagcaccacatatacagaaaacggccagaagtgtcgctgtgactcaagtggcggagtgctagccttgagctaaaggaagccagggacagtgctcaggccctgagttcaaggcccaggactggccaaaaaaaaaaaaaaaaaaaaaaaaaaatccgggaAAATCTAGCAGGGAAATTCAAGGTCCTACATCACAGGATATGCCAGGAAGGCGACAGGCCTCTTTCTACTCCTCCAACATATTTGCAGATCAGAATTCTCAGTTGTTCTATCTGTAGTGGTTGAGATTTGATCAAATGTGTGTCTTTTGAAAGCCCCACCACTGTTCCTTTACATTCCTATAACAAATACTCACTTTGTGCCTACAAAAGGactccaaaagaaaaagggaaagaaaaaaagaactgcagaaaaagaaaaccacacacaagaaatgaaatatttccaatagaccgaggtggctcatgcctgtgattctataATTCCGGTGGCAGAGACCGGaggggatcacagttcgaagccagacagGCGCTTATGCGTGTGACAAGTGCCTCTCTGAGAAGCTCCTTTGAAACTAGTCTGGGATTCCTAAATTCCCAGCTACCCCtgaagtctgagatttgaggatcaaggtccaaagacACACTGGGCAAATCGTTTGGTGAGAGTTTCCAGGATTTTGAAGTTAGTGTCATGCCTCAAGTTGGTAGATAGCGCACAAACATTGAAAACAAAGCTGCTCAGGAACaccacccaggcccggagttccactctaaggaagagaacaaaggtaaaaagaaagCCTGGAACAAATGAGGGGAGCAAGCAAGctgtggaggaagaaaagaatggaggagggagggacttagatagggaggaaaggagagaaggaagaaaggaagtaaggaagcagggaggaaaggaaggtgtgagggaaagaaggaagggggaaaaggagaaaggctggcaggaacagaggaaggaagaaaggaatgaagaaagagaggaaagaaggcaggaaggcaggaaggcaggcaggaaggcaggaaggcaggaaggaaggcaggaaggcaggaaggaaggcaggaaggaaggaaggaaggaaggaaggaaggaaggaaggaaggaaggaaggaaggaaggaaggaaggaaaaaaagttaaataagggTATTCTAGCCAAGTGTTTTGGGATTCTATAAAGGTGGGCCGCCATATATTCTAGGACCACTGAGGGTAGTAGAACACCGGTAGAGATGAAGAGAGAAGGGTAGCAAGTCTTTGTGTGgagagaattacaggtgtgctttGGAAGCTGAGGCCTGTGGGCCACCATTGTCATGCTAAGGGTTTTGAGTAGGAATTGACCTGGAGGGTGACCCTGGGTGACAGGTTGCTAGGTGGGGCTCAGAAATCCCAGGGGAAGCTCTGGGTCTGTTATTGGATTAAGGGTGTGGGTGAGGGTGGGTTCCGGCTATAAAGATGTCCAAGGAACAGAGGAGAGCAGCAGATTGCCACAGGCTGCCCTCGGTGCCTGGCTTTGAGGTTGCCGTTGCCGGAGCCCTGCGCAGCCACCGGGCCCAGGTCTGGTCCGTGAAGATGAGCATGAGGAGCGCACCCACGCTCCAGCAGCTCGCCATGCACAGCCTGCTGAGCAACCCTTCGCTGGCCATCTCTGCCCTGGAGGATGTGCCCGTGCTgctgttcccttctctctttctcgaGGCCTGTGCCCAGGGCCTCacagaggtgctgaaggccatggtgcaggcctggcccttcccctgcctccccctgggaGACCTGACCGAGTCACCAGAGCTGGAAACCTTGAAAGCTGCCCTGGATGGGCTCGATCTGCTGGTGGCCAAGAAAGATCGTCCCAGTCGGTGGAAACTGCACGTTCTCGATCTGCGGAGTGCGTACCCCAACATCTGGAAACGAAGCTACCCCCACATGATGCGCGTGTCTTGTCCAGACATCTTGCCTGAGGAGCCCACAGCCAGACCCGGGTCAGAGAAGCCTGAAGAACAACAGCCCTTGATGATCGTGGCGGACCTCACCATCAAAGATGGCCCCCAGGATGCCTTCCAAGCCTACCTGCTGGgctgggccaggaagaggaaagcacGAGTGCAGCTGTGCTGTAGGCAGCTGCAGATTCTGTCCCCCTCCACCCAtcaaatccagaaggctctgcgtGCGGTGCGCCCGGACTCCATCCGGGAATTGGTGGTGAACAGCTTCTGGCATCGAGAAACCATGAAAAGGTTTGCTCCTTCCCTGAGCCGCATGAAGAACCTTGAGCTCCTGGACTTCTCCAAGATGAGCGCGCATGTCTACACTTCCCGCTCCAGGAATTTCTGGTATTCCCGCAAGTACGCAGCACACCTGGGGCAGCTGCAGCGCCTCCAGGAGCTGCGCCTGCACGACGTCTTCTTCCTCCGTGGACAGCTGCCCGCCATCCTCAGGAGCCAGACCCCTCTGAAGACCTT contains:
- the LOC125352230 gene encoding PRAME family member 12-like, which gives rise to MSKEQRRAADCHRLPSVPGFEVAVAGALRSHRAQVWSVKMSMRSAPTLQQLAMHSLLSNPSLAISALEDVPVLLFPSLFLEAYLTESPELETLKAALDGLDLLVAKKDRPSRWKLHVLDLRSAYPNIWKRSYPHMMRVSCPDILPEEPTARPGSEKPEEQQPLMIVADLTIKDGPQDAFQAYLLGWARKRKARVQLCCRQLQILSPSTHQIQKALRAVRPDSIRELVVNSFWHRETMKRFAPSLSRMKNLELLDFSKMSAHVYTSRSRNFWYSRKYAAHLGQLQRLQELRLHDVFFLRGQLPAILRSQTPLKTLSLTACPLKEADLRFLSQCPCTRRLKHLRLRSLLMADFSPEPLRALLEHVAGTLETLALEDCAITDGQLSAILPALGRCSQLRFLSFYGNRISMATLHSLLSHTASLGRLSQGLYPAPLESFLPPDWCLGHIHPEAFAQVRARLAQAWRDSGTTQKLQICTDFCHRRHKGQFYSLGSDGYWVVTHEALPALSALPV
- the LOC125352241 gene encoding PRAME family member 12-like; this encodes MSKEQRRAADCHRLPSVPGFEVAVAGALRSHRAQVWSVKMSMRSAPTLQQLAMHSLLSNPSLAISALEDVPVLLFPSLFLEAYLTESPELETLKAALDGLDLLVAKKDRPSRWKLHVLDLRSAYPNIWKRSYPHMMRVSCPDILPEEPTARPGSEKPEEQQPLMIVADLTIKDGPQDAFQAYLLGWARKRKARVQLCCRQLQILSPSTHQIQKALRAVRPDSIRELVVNSFWHRETMKRFAPSLSRMKNLELLDFSKMSAHVYTSRSRNFWYSRKYAAHLGQLQRLQELRLHDVFFLRGQLPAILRSQTPLKTLSLTACPLKEADLRFLSQCPCTRRLKHLRLRSLLMADFSPEPLRALLEHVAGTLETLALEDCAITDGQLSAILPALGRCSQLRFLSFYGNRISMATLHSLLSHTASLGRLSQGLYPAPLESFLPPDWCLGHIHPEAFAQVRARLAQAWRDSGTTQKLQICTDFCHRRHKGQFYSLGSDGYWVVTHEALPALSALPV